In Gimesia benthica, a single window of DNA contains:
- a CDS encoding RNA polymerase sigma factor — protein MTEDDQLMIRIQSGDQRAFDELVEKYQGPLIGFFFRNTRDSQLSEDLSQETLLRVYNQSWDYLPQGRFRGWMYRVARNLMIDSIRRQSHDALIKAYTGKKQDEDDSLNRLASEVVSPEEKANIKELALIVDELLGTIPEDQRLTFTLHHYSELTLNEVADVMETNLATAKSRLRLAREKLREKLKLMGVTGPQQN, from the coding sequence ATGACAGAAGACGATCAATTAATGATTCGAATTCAAAGTGGTGACCAGCGCGCCTTCGATGAACTGGTGGAAAAATATCAGGGCCCCCTGATTGGATTTTTTTTCCGGAACACCCGCGACTCCCAGCTCTCTGAAGACCTGTCCCAGGAAACGCTGCTGCGGGTCTACAACCAGTCGTGGGATTACCTGCCCCAGGGACGGTTCCGGGGCTGGATGTATCGAGTGGCCCGCAATCTGATGATCGACAGCATCCGCCGACAGTCGCATGATGCCCTGATCAAAGCGTATACGGGAAAAAAACAGGACGAAGACGATTCTCTGAACCGACTGGCCAGCGAGGTCGTCTCGCCGGAAGAGAAGGCAAATATTAAGGAATTAGCGTTGATTGTAGATGAACTGCTGGGAACAATTCCTGAAGACCAGCGACTGACCTTCACACTGCACCATTATTCCGAACTGACCCTGAACGAGGTCGCGGACGTCATGGAAACGAACCTGGCCACGGCCAAAAGTCGTCTGCGGCTGGCCAGGGAAAAACTGCGGGAAAAACTGAAACTGATGGGCGTCACTGGCCCGCAACAAAATTAA
- a CDS encoding lactate racemase domain-containing protein, whose product MSLTDTVKIELKYGQTGDFQCEIPSERVICYHQSPEPLSDVKQKMQQALNSPLELPPLNLAIVPGDKITILVDPQAPEAGAIIDAVWAYLLKCGISIEDLTILQAAVDSEGGVSELQNSVSDELQQQANWVVHNPESQDDLGYLGTSTGGERIYLSRHLLEADFILPIEKVGYDPLIGYAGGGSSLYPGFSSMEAIVRSRGQSHRELTPSDSRPLRQLIDEVGWMLGLQYSLQVIPAGGQQAADIIFGSLEAAFRKGKELLDRVWRVEPEYKAEMILVAIESGPAGHQWNQLGSVLETARNLVTQDGRVVLLTQIDADFGEGMQLLASCHEPLDAIKPLRDKLPLDLVAATQLALAGDWALVCLLSQADSDRVEDLFIIPLEDEAEIRRLLQTDETVTVIASAQHTYGQLKQD is encoded by the coding sequence GTGTCGCTCACGGATACTGTCAAAATTGAACTGAAATATGGTCAGACTGGGGATTTCCAATGTGAAATCCCGTCCGAAAGAGTCATCTGCTACCATCAGTCGCCCGAACCATTGTCCGATGTGAAGCAGAAGATGCAGCAGGCATTAAACAGCCCACTGGAACTCCCGCCTCTCAATCTGGCAATTGTACCGGGAGATAAAATTACCATCCTGGTTGATCCACAGGCACCGGAAGCCGGAGCCATCATCGATGCCGTCTGGGCGTACCTTTTAAAATGTGGAATTTCGATCGAAGATCTGACGATTCTGCAGGCCGCCGTTGATTCTGAGGGTGGGGTATCGGAACTTCAGAACTCAGTGTCAGACGAATTGCAGCAACAGGCGAACTGGGTCGTTCACAATCCTGAGTCTCAAGACGACCTCGGATACTTGGGTACGTCGACGGGAGGCGAACGCATTTACCTCTCCCGCCATCTGCTGGAAGCGGATTTCATTTTGCCGATCGAAAAAGTTGGCTACGATCCGCTCATCGGATATGCGGGGGGCGGCAGTTCGCTGTATCCCGGCTTCTCCTCCATGGAAGCGATCGTCAGAAGTCGAGGGCAGTCGCACCGTGAGCTGACTCCGTCCGACAGTCGGCCCCTGCGGCAGTTGATTGACGAAGTGGGCTGGATGCTGGGATTGCAATACAGCCTGCAGGTCATTCCTGCCGGCGGTCAACAGGCTGCGGATATTATATTTGGCAGCCTGGAAGCTGCATTTAGAAAAGGCAAGGAACTGCTCGATCGTGTCTGGCGCGTCGAGCCGGAATATAAAGCCGAGATGATCCTGGTTGCCATAGAGAGCGGACCAGCGGGGCACCAGTGGAATCAGCTGGGAAGCGTACTGGAGACGGCACGCAATCTGGTGACGCAGGATGGTCGCGTTGTGTTACTGACTCAAATCGACGCTGACTTTGGTGAGGGCATGCAGTTGCTGGCCAGTTGTCATGAACCACTGGATGCGATCAAACCACTCCGTGACAAACTGCCATTGGATCTGGTGGCTGCGACCCAACTTGCGCTGGCGGGCGACTGGGCGCTGGTCTGTCTGTTAAGTCAGGCGGACAGTGACCGGGTCGAAGATCTGTTTATCATCCCCCTGGAAGACGAAGCAGAGATCCGCCGCCTGCTGCAGACCGACGAGACAGTCACCGTGATCGCTTCTGCGCAGCATACCTACGGTCAACTCAAGCAGGACTGA
- a CDS encoding Gfo/Idh/MocA family protein yields the protein MVDKIKVGQIGVGHPHAGGKMQAFRKSADYEVVGVVEPDPQLRKYAESTGIYQGLPFLTEEQLLNIDGLQAVAVETEVPDLLSTAETCIRAGKHIHLDKPAGLSLPHFKRILDQAAQKHLLLQMGYMYRYNPGVVLLRDLLQKGWLGEPFEVHTVISKKMDSTSRTKLEPQPGGMMFELGCHVIDLVVQILGRPENVTAFSQHASQIDDQLQDNMLAVFQYPRALATVKSSCNEVDGFNRRHIVVCGSEGTYHLQPFARPTAKLTLEKAKGKYLKGSQEISFDGYTRYQDDVADMARIIRREKDMDFSYQHDLDVQETVLKSASLPIT from the coding sequence ATGGTAGACAAGATCAAAGTCGGACAGATCGGTGTCGGACACCCTCACGCCGGCGGAAAGATGCAGGCCTTTCGCAAATCGGCCGACTATGAAGTTGTAGGCGTCGTAGAACCCGACCCACAACTTCGCAAGTATGCAGAATCGACGGGCATTTACCAGGGGCTCCCGTTTCTGACGGAAGAGCAACTGCTCAATATCGATGGTCTGCAGGCGGTCGCCGTGGAAACCGAGGTCCCCGATCTCTTGAGTACTGCGGAAACCTGCATTCGGGCGGGCAAACACATCCATCTCGATAAACCGGCCGGACTTTCACTACCCCACTTCAAACGAATTCTGGATCAGGCCGCCCAGAAACACCTGCTGCTGCAGATGGGTTATATGTATCGCTACAATCCCGGCGTGGTGCTGCTGCGAGATCTTCTGCAGAAAGGCTGGCTGGGCGAACCGTTTGAAGTACACACGGTCATCAGCAAGAAGATGGATTCCACCAGTCGAACTAAACTCGAACCCCAGCCGGGAGGAATGATGTTTGAACTGGGATGCCATGTGATCGACCTGGTCGTTCAGATTCTGGGCCGCCCCGAAAACGTCACTGCGTTCTCACAGCATGCTTCTCAAATCGACGATCAACTGCAGGACAACATGCTGGCTGTGTTTCAATATCCCCGGGCGCTGGCCACGGTAAAATCAAGTTGTAATGAAGTGGATGGTTTCAATCGACGCCATATTGTTGTCTGTGGTTCCGAAGGCACTTATCATCTGCAACCATTCGCACGACCGACGGCAAAACTGACTCTTGAGAAAGCCAAAGGCAAGTACCTAAAAGGTTCACAGGAAATTTCCTTCGACGGATATACCCGTTACCAGGATGATGTGGCGGACATGGCTCGAATCATCCGACGCGAAAAAGATATGGACTTTTCCTATCAGCATGATCTGGACGTGCAGGAAACGGTGCTTAAATCTGCCAGCCTGCCGATCACTTGA